The stretch of DNA GGCATCCAAAGGAAAGGCACTTCGCTATTTGAGTTACAAATGGGGAATTCCGCTCTCCAACTTTCTGGTCTGCGGCGATTCCGGCAACGACGAGGAGATGCTGCGCGGCGAGCCCCGGGCCGTTGTGGTTGGCAATTACAGCCCCGAACTGGAAAAATTGAAAGGACAAAAACATATCTTTTTTGCCAAAGCGCCCTATGCCGGTGGTATTCTTGAAGCCATTGACCATTATCAGTTCATTCAAACCGCAAAGGCCGATGCATCATCATGACACTGCAAAATAAAATTCAGCTCATCACCTATCCGGACAGTCTGGGGCATAATCTGCCTGAACTTCATTATGTCCTGCGAAAATATCTCCGCAAAGCAGTCGGAGGGGTACACCTTTTACCTTTCTATCCGTCTTCGGCGGACCGGGGATTCGCACCGTTGACTTATGACGAGGTTGATCCCGCTTTCGGAAGTTGGGAAGATGTCGATAAAATCGGTCGCGATTTTGACATGGTCATTGATTTCATGGTCAATCATATTTCCCGTCAATCCTTGTTCTTTCAGGACTATATCGAAAACGGCGCTGTGTCCCCGTATGCCGACATGTTTTTAAGCTTCAGAAAAATCAGTCCCAACGGCGAAATCAGCGATGCCGATCTGGCCAAAGTATATACCCGCAAGCCCCGCCATCCCTATACGGTGATAGAACGTTCCGACGGCTCCAAAGAAAAAATTTGGTGTACCTTTGACTATGAACAAATTGATCTGGATTACACTTCTGCCGTCACCCGGGAAGTCATGCGCAAGTTCCTGATTCGGTTGGCCCGCAGCAGCGCCAAATTAATCCGATTAGACGCCATTGCTTACACCACCTTCAAAGTTGGAACCAACTGTTTTTTCTAGAACCGCAAATCTGGGAATTACTGGATTGGTTAAGCGATCTGACGAGAACGTTTGATACCGACGTATTGCCCGAGGTGCACGAGCATTACAGCTATCAGTTCAAGTTGGCGGAAAAAGGGTACTGGTCCTATGATTTTGCGCTGCCCCTGCTGGTTCTCAATGCTCTCTATCATCATACCAACAAAAAACTCGTCGAGTGGCTGCGGATCTGCCCTCACAAACAGATAACGGCTCTTGATACCCACGATGGTATCGGTGTCGTCGATGTTCGGGATCTTCTGGCCCCTGAAGATATCGACCGCACCATTGAAGGGCTCTATCAAAAAGGCTCCAATGTCAAACGGATATATTCCGGACCGGAATATCAAAATTTGGACATCTATCAGGTCAACTGTACTTACTACTCAGCCCTGGAATCAAATGACGATTCCTATTTGACGGCGCGTACCATCCAGTTTTTTGCGCCGGGTATTCCGCAGGTTTACTATGTCGGCTTGCTGGCGGGAGAAAATGACATTGAGATGGTTGAGAAAACGCAATCGGGCAGAAATATCAACCGACATAACTATGATCTTGATGAAATTCAGACGGCCACGGAAAAACCGGCGGTCAAGCGGTTATTAAAATTAATGGAATTCCGCAACACCTTTCCGGCCTTCAACGGAGAATTCAGGATCCACGATTCAGATGAAAGTGAACTTGTGCTCTCCTGGACGATGGAGGGTTATCAAGCGACGGCTATAATCGATTTGGCCAACTATCAAACCAGAATTCAGTACCATGATGCGGCGGCCGGTCACAGTGATGAATTTAGGGTTTGATCAATCATCTCCTGTAGGGGCATCCATTGGATTTAAGCAACGGTTTCATTGTCGTCAGCCCTCTCGTTTAGTTTACACTATTGTTGCAGGATTTGGGAATGTTGTGTCTTTATAAAATATTGTCGTTAAGATATTTTCAGGTCACTCCCGGCAAATCCAAATTCCGACAAAATCGAAAGCGCAACCCTAACCGCCTCATTCGGGTTTAAATAGGTTTCAACAAAAAGGTCTGTTCCGGCAATGCCTGCCGGAAAGCGCAGTTCGTTTGAATTGGCATTGAAATAATATTTTTTACCCACCGAATGCCATTGAAGGCTGTCGATATCCTGATGATGCTCCGTCCTTAAAACTTCGCACAATTTAACCAGCAGTTCCTCCCAGGATTTGACTTTGCATATCTTCCCTTTCAACGAAAAAGAGGTGATGGATTGCCCGTCATAAGATTTTTGCACCTCTTTTTCAGGTATAAACACAGCCTTTTCCATTCTGGACGCTGCCTTTTCTTCCGGCTGCGGCGCCGGCGCTTCGGTCTTTTGCGGCTGCTTTAAATATTCGCTTAAAAAATTGACGATCGCATTCTTTTCCGCCGGAACGCCACTCATTTTTTCAGCGGTTTCACCTATCAGTTTGATCAGCATGTCATGGGGTTCAGACAATATCTTGGACCAGGCCTCCGGGATTGCTTTCCGGGCGGCCTGCTGTAGTATATTTTTTAGTATATCCGCCGCTCTTTTTAGGGCAGCCCCTTTTGAAACCTCATCCCTTTTCAAAAAGGCCGTCAACTGCTCTTCAATATCATTGGTCTTTTGCTTTGAAAAATCCAATACGACAAACCGGTTTTGAAGCGCATTGCCCTTATTGGATGAAAGATAAAACCACCAGATGACGCCATTGGTCAAAATTGCAAGTTCAACCCCTTTTTTGGAAGCATATTCAAAAACCTTTTCCTGGTGTTTATCCAGGGTTTCCTTGGGTTTAACGACTTTTATGAGTACCTTGCGGGTGTTTTTTATGCTTAAGGCATAGTCTGCCTGCTGCGATTCATTCCCAAGATTGGGATTTACTTCATCAACATTGAAAATATCCCAGCCCAGCAAAAACAACACTCTTAATACGATCGCCTGTTTGGTCGCGGCTTCATCAAAGGAATTGACCTGTTTGTTTGATTTGATGCCGTCAACAAATTCAACCAGTTGTCGTTCCATTTCTTAATTCCTTTATAGCGTTAAAAGGGTGCCCTTTGACTTTTATCGATTGTTTCATGTATTTTATACTGATCTTGCGGATAAATCAAAATTTTTTAATTTAAAAGACAGACCCGGCCGCAAACCTCCTTTTCAGAATGTTCCCGGGTGGAATTTTCAACCTCAAGAGGCGACGTGTAGTATGACCAGTAAAAATTTCAAAGAACAATGTACAGACCTGACTCAGGAGCTTAAAATAAACATCCCCTGTCGGCTGGCCGAGCGAATTGAGGCGTTTTCTTCGAAAAACGGGTCAACCATTTCAGCGGTGGTCATCGAAGCTTTGGATATTTTCCTGAGGAAGCAGAATCAAGACTAAAAGTTCTCAGGGATCGGGATCAGATATTTTCCTTTGATTCAGTTTGATGGGCTGAAAAAGGGGCGCTGGCAGGCTGTTGAAAAACAAGAATCAGGTCGCCAGGCGAGGCGCGCGACGATTCGACACGCGCAGTCCCGCCAAAGCGGGATGAGCATTAGCGAGAGTCGCCCAACGCCGAATGGCGACCGCAGCCGCAGCTTTGCAACGGCCTGCTATGAAAGGAACGGCTCCAGCATATAGATCAGGTCGCTTTCACGCGTGGGATATGGGCTCATGATGCATTGACGGTATAGTTCATCAGCAGGAATGCCGTTGACCATCGCCAGCTTGAGGGTATGGACCAGGCCGCCGGTATTATCTGAAAGAAAATGGGCGCCCAGTATCCGAT from Desulfobacterales bacterium encodes:
- a CDS encoding alpha-amylase family glycosyl hydrolase, whose amino-acid sequence is MTLQNKIQLITYPDSLGHNLPELHYVLRKYLRKAVGGVHLLPFYPSSADRGFAPLTYDEVDPAFGSWEDVDKIGRDFDMVIDFMVNHISRQSLFFQDYIENGAVSPYADMFLSFRKISPNGEISDADLAKVYTRKPRHPYTVIERSDGSKEKIWCTFDYEQIDLDYTSAVTREVMRKFLIRLARSSAKLIRLDAIAYTTFKVGTNCFF
- the gtfA gene encoding sucrose phosphorylase gives rise to the protein MTRTFDTDVLPEVHEHYSYQFKLAEKGYWSYDFALPLLVLNALYHHTNKKLVEWLRICPHKQITALDTHDGIGVVDVRDLLAPEDIDRTIEGLYQKGSNVKRIYSGPEYQNLDIYQVNCTYYSALESNDDSYLTARTIQFFAPGIPQVYYVGLLAGENDIEMVEKTQSGRNINRHNYDLDEIQTATEKPAVKRLLKLMEFRNTFPAFNGEFRIHDSDESELVLSWTMEGYQATAIIDLANYQTRIQYHDAAAGHSDEFRV